Proteins encoded within one genomic window of Brachybacterium avium:
- a CDS encoding GNAT family N-acetyltransferase, giving the protein MSAARRFRPATPVDAERDGHRFEWLKPDGWRVGFRALVLELESAGDGATVIGVGCIGPNTVHPGRDLVELEIDPAHRRQGHGTALLRELGTYSNNPLSNKVEPGSERDGFLRAQGAVTYLEVPLLRVDVAAARTARWCAAVRGATDVRGARAVPWTVLPRQQLVDALTDRYAWQHASWSPTAPREVIRPEVGEEFYEESVREHSWAAVRDGEITALADLYSTDDDEGMPVGPRREGALEAVDAAAPQARADVALCLAAMLEDLREMGVRSLDLDNHPTDPHTAPLLATLDRTEVDPVRLVEIPNGLTAVLREVL; this is encoded by the coding sequence GTGAGCGCGGCGCGGAGGTTCCGCCCCGCGACGCCGGTCGACGCCGAGCGTGACGGCCACCGCTTCGAGTGGCTGAAGCCCGACGGCTGGCGGGTGGGCTTCCGCGCCCTGGTGCTCGAGCTCGAGAGTGCGGGCGATGGCGCGACGGTGATCGGCGTCGGCTGCATCGGCCCGAACACCGTCCATCCCGGCCGCGATCTGGTGGAGCTCGAGATCGATCCCGCGCACCGCCGCCAGGGCCACGGCACAGCGCTTCTTCGCGAACTCGGCACATACAGCAATAATCCGCTGTCCAACAAGGTCGAGCCCGGTTCGGAACGCGACGGATTCCTGCGTGCCCAAGGTGCAGTGACCTACCTTGAGGTTCCGCTGCTGCGCGTCGATGTCGCCGCGGCTCGCACCGCCCGCTGGTGCGCCGCGGTGCGAGGGGCGACGGATGTGCGAGGAGCCCGCGCGGTGCCGTGGACCGTGCTGCCCCGCCAGCAGCTCGTCGACGCTCTCACGGACCGCTACGCCTGGCAGCACGCCAGCTGGTCGCCCACGGCGCCCCGTGAGGTGATTCGCCCCGAGGTGGGCGAGGAGTTCTACGAGGAGTCCGTGCGGGAGCACTCCTGGGCCGCGGTCCGCGACGGTGAGATCACGGCGCTCGCGGACCTCTACAGCACGGACGACGACGAGGGCATGCCCGTCGGCCCTCGCCGCGAGGGCGCGCTCGAGGCCGTCGACGCAGCCGCCCCGCAGGCCCGGGCCGATGTCGCCCTCTGCCTTGCCGCGATGCTCGAGGACCTGCGCGAGATGGGAGTCCGGTCGCTGGACCTGGACAACCACCCCACCGACCCGCACACCGCCCCGCTGCTTGCCACCTTGGATCGCACCGAGGTCGACCCGGTGCGGCTGGTCGAGATCCCGAACGGCCTCACCGCGGTGCTGCGCGAAGTCCTCTGA
- a CDS encoding peptidase E, with product MPASAPTILATSAGYRPHPRLRFGFGPMMAFALELSQERRPRADGPPQICHLGTANGDDRSFQRDMEEAAREAGYVLHHLSLFPQPNVEDIEGYLRGFDVIWVNGGSVVNLLAVWRAHELPEILRRLWQDGVVLAGISAGSICWFEGGVTDSFGPDLQPVTNGLGFLPGANGVHMDSEDRRRPLLHELVTKRTLGPALCTDDGTGLLFRGTELVEAVAEIDGARVTRIERGADGVVVETDLPVRRLR from the coding sequence ATGCCCGCGTCAGCACCCACCATCCTGGCCACCAGCGCCGGCTATCGCCCGCACCCCCGCCTGCGCTTCGGATTCGGGCCGATGATGGCCTTCGCGCTCGAGCTCTCTCAGGAACGTCGTCCCCGCGCCGACGGACCGCCGCAGATCTGCCACCTCGGCACCGCGAACGGCGACGACAGGAGCTTCCAACGCGATATGGAGGAGGCGGCACGAGAGGCGGGATACGTCCTGCACCATCTGAGCCTGTTCCCGCAGCCGAACGTCGAGGACATCGAAGGCTACCTGCGCGGTTTCGACGTGATCTGGGTCAACGGCGGTTCGGTGGTGAACCTGCTCGCGGTGTGGCGGGCTCACGAGCTGCCGGAGATCCTCCGCCGGCTCTGGCAGGACGGCGTGGTGCTGGCCGGCATCTCCGCAGGATCGATCTGCTGGTTCGAGGGCGGGGTCACCGACTCCTTCGGCCCCGACCTGCAGCCGGTGACGAACGGACTGGGCTTCCTGCCCGGTGCCAACGGGGTGCACATGGACTCCGAGGACCGGCGAAGGCCGCTGCTGCACGAGCTGGTGACCAAGCGGACTCTGGGCCCCGCACTGTGCACCGACGACGGCACCGGGCTGCTCTTCCGCGGCACCGAGCTCGTCGAGGCGGTCGCCGAGATCGACGGGGCCCGGGTCACGCGGATCGAGCGCGGCGCTGACGGGGTCGTGGTGGAGACCGATCTGCCGGTGCGCCGGCTGCGCTGA